The Manihot esculenta cultivar AM560-2 chromosome 1, M.esculenta_v8, whole genome shotgun sequence genome has a window encoding:
- the LOC110617192 gene encoding 60S ribosomal protein L7a-2, translated as MAPKRGVKAPALAKKKPEKVVNPLFEKRPKQFGIGGALPPKKDLTRFVKWPHVVRIQRQRRILKQRLKVPPAVNQFTKTLDKNLATQLFKLFLKYRPEDKAAKKERLLKRAQAEAEGKTVESKKPIVVKYGLNHVTYLIEQNKAQLVVIAHDVDPIELVVWLPALCRKMEVPYAIVKGKSRLGAIVHKKTAAALCLTSVKNEDKLEFSKILEAVKANFNDKFDEHRKRWGGGIMGSKSQAKTKAKERLLAKEAAQRMS; from the exons GCTCCCAAACGAGGTGTTAAGGCCCCAGCGTTGGCAAAGAAGAAACCT GAAAAGGTTGTCAACCCATTGTTTGAGAAACGGCCAAAACAGTTTGGAATTGGTGGTGCACTGCCCCCAAAGAAGGACTTGACTAGGTTTGTCAAGTGGCCTCATGTTGTTCGTATTCAGAGACAAAGGAGGATTCTGAAGCAACGATTGAAGGTTCCTCCTGCTGTTAACCAGTTCACAAAAACACTTGACAAGAACCTTG CCACACAACTATTCAAATTGTTTCTCAAATATAGACCAGAGGACAAGGCAGCTAAGAAGGAAAGGCTTCTTAAAAGGGCACAGGCTGAAGCTGAAGGGAAAACTGTGGAATCAAAGAAACCCATCGTTGTTAAGTATGGTCTTAACCATGTTACTTACCTCATCGAGCAG AACAAGGCCCAATTAGTGGTTATTGCACATGATGTCGATCCAATTGAGCTTGTTGTTTGGTTGCCTGCCCTGTGCCGGAAAATGGAGGTTCCTTATGCAATTGTGAAGGGCAAGTCACGACTTGGAGCG attgttCACAAGAAAACAGCTGCAGCTTTGTGCCTTACATCTGTGAAGAATGAAGATAAATTGGAATTTAGCAAGATTTTGGAGGCAGTCAAG gcCAACTTCAATGACAAGTTTGATGAGCACCGGAAGAGGTGGGGTGGTGGCATCATGGGCTCCAAATCCCAGGCTAAGACCAAAGCCAAGGAGAGGCTTCTAGCTAAGGAGGCGGCACAGAGAATGTCTTGA